A window of the Virgibacillus pantothenticus genome harbors these coding sequences:
- the cmk gene encoding (d)CMP kinase: MKKSITIAIDGPAAAGKSTVAKIVAKRLSCIYIDTGAMYRALTWKALKNSVNVNEEGDLVTLMQDTNIKLEQSDGGQLVFVDGQDVTEAIRSNEVTNNVSYVAQHPEIRKEMVRRQQLLAKHRGVVMDGRDIGTHVLPEADVKIFLIASVEERAKRRYEENIRKGIHANLEELKKDIEQRDEIDSKREASPLLKAKDAIEIDTTSLSIQEVADKILQVANNHQ; the protein is encoded by the coding sequence ATGAAGAAGTCAATCACGATTGCCATTGATGGTCCTGCAGCTGCAGGAAAAAGTACCGTAGCTAAAATAGTAGCAAAAAGGCTATCCTGTATTTATATTGATACTGGAGCAATGTACCGAGCACTTACTTGGAAAGCGCTAAAAAATTCTGTTAATGTAAATGAGGAGGGAGATCTAGTTACATTAATGCAAGATACAAATATAAAATTGGAACAAAGTGATGGTGGCCAGCTCGTTTTTGTTGATGGACAAGACGTCACAGAGGCCATTCGATCTAATGAAGTAACGAATAATGTTTCTTATGTCGCACAACATCCGGAAATCAGAAAAGAAATGGTAAGGCGTCAGCAATTGTTGGCAAAACATCGTGGAGTAGTAATGGACGGGCGAGATATAGGAACGCACGTGCTTCCAGAAGCAGATGTAAAAATATTTTTAATTGCTTCTGTAGAAGAGAGAGCAAAAAGAAGGTATGAAGAAAATATAAGAAAAGGAATCCATGCTAATCTAGAAGAATTAAAAAAAGACATAGAGCAGCGTGATGAAATTGATTCAAAGCGAGAGGCATCCCCCTTATTAAAGGCAAAAGATGCAATCGAAATTGATACAACGTCCTTATCTATTCAGGAAGTAGCTGATAAAATACTTCAAGTAGCGAATAACCATCAGTAA
- the ypeB gene encoding germination protein YpeB, translated as MIRWILIAVLAIGVIGTGFWGYQEHQEKNAVLIQAENTYQRAFHELTYRVDVLNDKIGSALAMNSKQRLSPQLVEIWRITSEALSDVGQLPLGLLPFNKTEEFLANIGDFTYRTAVRDLEKEPLSDQETRSLEKLYKQSGEIKDELRKVQHTALENNLRWMDVQLALANEGEQMDNTIIDGFKTVEKKVEGFAEGNGDGSTSNKTVRDHEFKFLTGESLSSEKALTKATKLLRVNGKDKLNITESGKGAEVPLYSISYRNEKESGYLDLSQTGGHPLTLLVNRPVKQKQISLNEGMKKAEEYLKKNQFEDMTVFQSAQYDNIGAFSFLYSKDGVRYYSDALEVKVALDNGEILGLTAIDYFMNHNDRKLAEPEISADEAKEMVNPNVDIQEEYLAVIDNDLGEEVLTYEFLGTMGNETYRIFINANDGREERVEKLSGSEVNYARG; from the coding sequence ATGATTCGCTGGATACTAATAGCTGTTCTTGCTATAGGAGTGATAGGAACAGGATTTTGGGGATATCAGGAACATCAGGAAAAAAATGCGGTTCTCATCCAAGCTGAAAACACGTATCAGCGAGCATTTCATGAATTGACCTACCGGGTTGATGTGCTAAATGACAAGATTGGTTCGGCACTTGCTATGAATTCCAAGCAGCGATTATCTCCACAGTTAGTTGAAATTTGGCGTATTACTTCTGAAGCATTATCGGATGTCGGTCAATTGCCTTTAGGGCTATTGCCGTTTAATAAAACAGAAGAATTTCTTGCTAATATCGGTGACTTTACCTACCGTACTGCAGTGCGAGATTTAGAAAAAGAACCTTTATCGGACCAAGAAACACGTTCATTAGAAAAATTATACAAACAATCAGGCGAAATAAAAGATGAGTTAAGAAAAGTACAACATACTGCGCTTGAAAACAATTTACGTTGGATGGATGTGCAACTTGCTTTAGCCAATGAAGGTGAGCAGATGGATAATACGATTATTGATGGTTTTAAAACAGTAGAGAAGAAAGTGGAAGGTTTTGCTGAAGGTAACGGTGATGGTTCTACGTCCAATAAAACCGTAAGAGACCATGAGTTTAAATTCTTAACAGGAGAATCATTGTCATCAGAAAAAGCTCTTACCAAAGCGACAAAGCTTTTACGTGTAAACGGTAAAGATAAATTGAATATTACGGAAAGCGGAAAAGGGGCGGAAGTTCCTTTATACAGTATATCCTACCGAAACGAAAAAGAAAGTGGTTATTTGGATTTATCACAAACTGGTGGGCACCCATTGACCTTATTGGTTAACAGACCAGTAAAACAAAAACAAATCAGCTTAAATGAAGGGATGAAGAAAGCAGAGGAATACTTGAAAAAAAATCAATTTGAAGACATGACGGTATTTCAAAGTGCACAGTATGATAATATCGGAGCTTTTTCTTTCTTATACAGTAAAGATGGTGTCCGTTATTATTCAGATGCACTTGAAGTCAAAGTAGCTTTGGACAATGGAGAAATTCTTGGTTTAACAGCTATTGACTATTTTATGAATCACAACGATAGAAAATTGGCTGAACCGGAGATAAGCGCAGATGAAGCAAAAGAAATGGTTAATCCTAACGTGGACATTCAAGAAGAATATTTAGCCGTGATAGATAATGACCTTGGAGAAGAAGTGTTGACGTATGAATTCTTGGGAACCATGGGAAATGAAACATATCGTATCTTTATTAATGCGAATGATGGACGTGAAGAACGGGTAGAAAAATTAAGTGGATCAGAAGTAAATTACGCTAGAGGTTGA
- the rpsA gene encoding 30S ribosomal protein S1 — protein MNEEANNEQINVTVGDTVTGTAVKVEEKQVLVDFGYKTEGILPIGELSNLHIDTAGDVVSEGDTLTLKVKKMEDDDIILSKKAVDAEQAWEDLQQKFENGEVFETEVKEVVNGGLVVDVGLRGFIPASLVETYYVEDFSDYKGKTLTVKVVDLVRDQNRVILSHRAVEEEALQEKKQSLLQSLEVGQVIQGTVQRITDFGVFVDIGGVDGLVHISQLAHEHVKHPSDVVKEGDSIEVEVLSVDPDSERISLSRKNALPGPWSGIEKRISRGDVLDGTVKRLVNFGAFVEIEPGVEGLVHISQIATRHIGTPQEVLEAGQQVKVKVLDVNEKEERISLSIKELEQEKEANEYKQYEKDDDQSGFHISDFIGDKLDKYKQ, from the coding sequence ATGAATGAAGAAGCAAACAACGAACAAATCAATGTAACTGTAGGAGATACGGTAACCGGAACAGCAGTAAAGGTAGAAGAAAAGCAGGTGCTCGTTGATTTCGGATACAAAACGGAAGGGATTTTACCAATAGGTGAACTTTCCAATCTGCATATTGATACTGCCGGTGATGTTGTAAGTGAAGGAGACACATTAACATTAAAGGTAAAGAAAATGGAAGATGATGATATTATCCTCTCCAAAAAGGCCGTAGATGCAGAACAAGCTTGGGAAGATCTGCAGCAAAAGTTTGAAAATGGTGAAGTATTTGAGACAGAAGTAAAAGAGGTCGTTAATGGTGGGTTAGTTGTTGATGTAGGATTACGCGGTTTTATTCCTGCTTCCTTAGTGGAGACATATTATGTAGAAGATTTCAGTGATTACAAGGGTAAAACACTAACCGTTAAAGTAGTTGATCTAGTACGTGATCAGAACAGGGTCATTTTATCACACCGAGCCGTAGAAGAAGAAGCGTTACAAGAAAAGAAACAATCCCTGTTGCAGTCACTCGAAGTGGGTCAAGTTATCCAAGGTACGGTTCAACGAATAACTGATTTCGGTGTATTTGTTGATATCGGAGGTGTGGATGGTTTAGTACACATCTCACAATTGGCACATGAGCATGTAAAGCATCCTTCTGATGTAGTAAAAGAAGGAGATAGTATAGAAGTAGAAGTTTTATCTGTTGATCCAGATAGTGAGCGAATTTCTCTATCCAGAAAGAATGCGTTACCTGGTCCATGGTCAGGGATTGAAAAACGTATTTCTCGAGGAGATGTACTAGATGGAACGGTGAAACGACTAGTTAACTTTGGCGCATTTGTAGAAATTGAACCAGGTGTTGAGGGATTAGTTCATATATCTCAAATTGCTACACGTCATATTGGAACACCTCAGGAAGTACTTGAGGCAGGGCAGCAGGTAAAAGTTAAAGTGCTTGATGTCAATGAAAAAGAAGAACGTATCTCTTTAAGTATTAAAGAATTAGAGCAAGAGAAAGAAGCAAATGAATATAAACAATATGAAAAGGATGATGATCAATCAGGCTTTCATATTAGCGATTTTATCGGTGACAAATTAGATAAATATAAACAATAA
- a CDS encoding capping complex subunit for YIEGIA: MKIEKAILAVITTNRSIVEGGAPIFVCETRKEAEDISANLEAITDGIAHQLSEELFIIVKH; the protein is encoded by the coding sequence ATGAAAATAGAAAAGGCTATTTTAGCAGTTATTACGACAAATCGTTCCATCGTTGAAGGGGGCGCACCTATTTTTGTTTGCGAAACCCGAAAAGAGGCAGAAGATATCTCAGCTAATTTAGAAGCCATTACGGATGGAATAGCCCATCAATTAAGTGAAGAACTATTTATAATTGTAAAACATTAA
- a CDS encoding YIEGIA family protein: protein MNEYTMPILFGVIIGTLGRILMLRTDYRQYPTYLHGKVIHVSLGFIAASLGSVAIPAIMELEFTAVTFLTVAATQFREVRNMERNTLTEVDSFELVPRGKTYIEGIAISFESRNYLVIFTSFISTLTFIVFDVYIALIAAIGCLGISMVLMSGKRIKNIVQIEHQPLHFKGAGLYVDNIYIMNIGLPERQDEILKYGLGFVLTPKNINTITTIANLGQRQAILHDVSVTLGVFRDSGTPALTPLIKRDLDDGRIGIFILPQIRNVNKAKQVIGAVPVLESAIRMPSESSFFRWRGDE from the coding sequence ATGAATGAGTATACGATGCCAATTTTATTTGGAGTCATCATTGGAACTTTAGGACGAATTTTAATGTTAAGAACGGATTATAGGCAATACCCTACTTATTTACACGGAAAAGTAATTCATGTATCTTTAGGTTTTATTGCAGCCTCACTCGGTTCTGTTGCTATCCCAGCTATTATGGAATTGGAATTCACAGCTGTTACATTTTTGACAGTTGCAGCAACCCAATTTAGAGAAGTAAGAAACATGGAAAGAAATACACTTACAGAAGTCGATAGTTTTGAATTAGTACCTAGAGGAAAAACATATATTGAGGGCATTGCTATTTCATTTGAGAGCCGAAATTACTTAGTTATTTTCACTTCATTTATTTCGACACTAACTTTTATTGTGTTTGATGTATATATTGCATTGATTGCTGCTATTGGCTGTTTAGGTATTTCGATGGTTTTAATGAGTGGCAAAAGAATCAAAAATATTGTACAGATTGAACATCAGCCACTCCATTTCAAAGGTGCCGGACTATATGTTGACAATATCTATATCATGAATATTGGTTTACCAGAAAGACAGGATGAAATATTAAAATATGGGCTGGGTTTTGTATTGACACCTAAAAATATCAATACGATTACGACGATTGCTAATTTAGGACAACGCCAAGCGATTTTGCACGATGTATCAGTAACTTTAGGAGTATTCAGAGATTCTGGAACACCAGCACTAACTCCGTTAATTAAACGAGATTTAGATGATGGTCGGATTGGGATATTTATTCTTCCACAAATTCGTAATGTGAACAAAGCAAAACAGGTAATCGGAGCTGTTCCAGTGCTGGAAAGTGCTATACGTATGCCGTCTGAATCGTCTTTTTTTAGATGGAGGGGAGATGAATAA
- a CDS encoding lysophospholipid acyltransferase family protein: MNLYRIAKWVVSIIFYPLFRIHVIGKANVPKSGPVIICSNHISNFDPPVVGITSPRSIYFMAKGELFENPLLGKLLTSIQAFPVKRGMRDRNALRKGLQILKAGHTLGLFPEGTRSKTGELRKPLAGAGFFALRSNAAIVPCAIIGSYKPFRRLKVVYGEPIPMETIRESKTSPQDTANIIMEEIQKLLDLHK, translated from the coding sequence ATGAATTTATATCGGATAGCAAAATGGGTTGTTTCTATTATTTTTTATCCGCTGTTTCGGATTCACGTAATTGGCAAGGCAAATGTACCCAAATCAGGACCTGTTATTATATGTTCCAATCATATTTCTAATTTTGATCCGCCCGTTGTTGGGATTACATCTCCTAGGAGTATTTATTTTATGGCGAAGGGTGAGTTGTTTGAAAATCCTTTGTTAGGGAAATTATTAACTAGTATTCAAGCTTTTCCAGTTAAACGAGGGATGCGGGATCGAAATGCATTAAGAAAAGGTCTGCAAATTTTAAAAGCAGGGCACACATTAGGACTTTTTCCAGAAGGGACAAGAAGCAAGACGGGAGAGTTACGGAAACCACTTGCTGGAGCTGGTTTTTTTGCATTGCGTTCAAACGCTGCTATTGTACCTTGCGCAATTATCGGTTCTTATAAGCCGTTTAGACGGTTAAAAGTTGTTTATGGTGAACCGATCCCCATGGAGACGATAAGGGAATCCAAAACTTCCCCACAAGATACAGCGAATATCATTATGGAAGAAATTCAAAAATTATTGGATCTTCATAAATAA
- the der gene encoding ribosome biogenesis GTPase Der — protein sequence MRKATVAIVGRPNVGKSTIFNRLVGERISIVEDIPGVTRDRIYAEAEWLNTTFNLIDTGGIEVGDEPLLVKMRQQAEIAIDEADVIIFLVNGREGITAADDEVAKLLYKSNKPVVLGVNKMDNPEMRESIYEYYALGFGEPYPISGSHGLGLGDLLDEVVRHFPKLEMDEKDDDTIYFSLIGRPNVGKSSLVNALLNEERVIVSDMEGTTRDAVDTKLHKDNQDYVIIDTAGMRKRGKVYESTEKYSVLRALKAIERSDVVLVLLDAETGIREQDKRIAGYAHEAGRAVVIVVNKWDTITRTEKAMKEFEAEVRAHFQYLDYAPIVFLSAKTKKRLHTLLPAIQLASENHAKRVPTNVLNDVVMDAIALNPTPTIKGKRLKVLYATQVSVKPPRFVIFVNEPELVHFSYARFLENKIREAFGFVGTPIKIVARKRQ from the coding sequence ATGAGGAAAGCAACAGTAGCAATTGTAGGAAGGCCAAATGTTGGGAAATCAACTATTTTTAATAGATTAGTTGGAGAACGTATATCCATTGTCGAAGATATCCCTGGTGTTACGCGGGACCGAATCTACGCTGAAGCAGAATGGTTAAATACGACTTTTAATCTCATTGATACAGGTGGAATTGAAGTAGGAGACGAACCGCTATTAGTAAAAATGCGCCAGCAGGCTGAAATAGCCATTGATGAAGCCGATGTCATTATCTTTTTAGTTAATGGACGTGAAGGAATTACTGCTGCCGATGATGAGGTAGCTAAGCTGTTATATAAATCCAATAAGCCTGTCGTATTAGGTGTTAATAAAATGGACAATCCGGAAATGCGCGAAAGCATTTATGAATACTATGCTCTTGGATTTGGCGAGCCATATCCAATCTCAGGCTCTCACGGGCTGGGATTAGGAGACTTATTAGATGAAGTCGTTCGTCATTTCCCTAAGTTGGAAATGGACGAGAAGGATGACGATACGATCTACTTTAGTTTAATTGGACGACCAAATGTCGGAAAGTCTTCATTAGTGAATGCATTGCTAAATGAAGAACGGGTTATCGTAAGTGACATGGAAGGAACAACCCGCGATGCTGTTGATACAAAACTTCATAAGGATAACCAGGATTATGTTATTATCGATACGGCAGGGATGCGAAAGCGCGGGAAAGTATATGAGTCCACTGAAAAATATAGTGTTTTACGCGCTTTAAAAGCAATTGAGCGCTCCGATGTTGTCTTAGTTTTATTAGATGCAGAAACTGGGATACGAGAACAGGATAAACGAATTGCCGGTTATGCTCATGAAGCTGGGAGAGCAGTGGTTATCGTCGTTAATAAATGGGATACCATTACTAGAACAGAAAAAGCAATGAAAGAATTTGAAGCGGAAGTACGGGCTCATTTTCAGTACTTGGATTATGCCCCAATCGTCTTTTTATCTGCAAAAACAAAGAAACGGTTGCATACATTACTTCCAGCAATACAATTGGCAAGTGAAAATCATGCAAAGCGGGTGCCGACAAATGTATTAAATGATGTGGTTATGGATGCCATTGCGCTGAATCCTACGCCAACTATAAAGGGAAAACGACTGAAGGTTTTATACGCCACACAGGTGAGCGTAAAACCACCACGTTTTGTTATCTTTGTAAATGAACCAGAACTTGTGCATTTTTCTTATGCGCGGTTTCTAGAAAATAAAATTAGGGAAGCGTTTGGGTTTGTAGGTACCCCAATAAAAATAGTTGCAAGAAAGAGACAATAA
- the prsW gene encoding glutamic-type intramembrane protease PrsW, which produces MFSILSAGVAPALALMSFFYLKDRFTEPLTLIARNFILGMLLVFPIMFIQYVFQAESIVNSPVMESFLLVGLLEEFFKWFIFMYAIYHHSEFDAHYDGIVYAVAISLGFATLENILYLFTNGINYAFIRAFFPVSSHALFGVIMGYYFGKAKIFSAHKRRNIFFAFLIPYLLHGTYHYILTVVSSNWIIALVPFMIGLWLVALHRMKVANMTHSSLQNVNENKQETQAIKRLP; this is translated from the coding sequence ATGTTTTCTATATTATCAGCTGGTGTTGCGCCAGCTTTAGCATTAATGTCATTCTTTTATCTAAAAGATCGTTTTACTGAACCATTAACCTTAATTGCTCGCAACTTTATTTTAGGAATGTTATTAGTTTTCCCTATCATGTTTATTCAGTATGTTTTTCAAGCTGAAAGTATTGTTAACAGTCCTGTGATGGAATCATTTTTGCTTGTAGGTTTATTGGAAGAATTTTTTAAATGGTTTATTTTTATGTACGCTATTTATCACCATTCTGAATTTGATGCACATTACGATGGAATTGTATATGCAGTCGCTATTAGTCTTGGCTTTGCCACATTGGAAAATATTTTATATTTATTTACTAACGGAATCAACTATGCTTTTATACGTGCATTCTTTCCAGTATCTTCACATGCTTTATTTGGAGTCATAATGGGCTATTATTTTGGGAAGGCAAAAATCTTTTCTGCTCATAAACGGCGAAACATCTTCTTTGCTTTCTTAATCCCATATTTATTACACGGGACGTATCATTATATTCTAACCGTTGTTTCCAGTAATTGGATCATTGCTTTAGTACCATTTATGATTGGTTTATGGCTCGTCGCACTGCATAGGATGAAGGTAGCTAATATGACACATTCATCCTTGCAAAACGTAAATGAAAATAAGCAAGAAACTCAAGCAATCAAGCGTCTACCGTAA
- a CDS encoding asparaginase encodes MKNEKVVLIATGGTIASKKKADTGLLESGVISGEEIVNYCDIPAHIDVQVESMLQKASMHLTFDDLLALKERIDAYLMDDQVSGVVVTQGTDTLEESSYFMNLITSHEKPIVFTGSQRSPGEVGTDAFINIKHAVLAACCKDLYHVGVVVVFNERIFHSRYVKKEHASNVQGFNSFGFGYLGIIDNEAVHIFQKPLENEYYELTAPLPEVDIIKCYMNADDKYIRAAREANVDGIILEGVGRGQVTPGMMSEIRRCVESGITVVITTSAVEGEVYTTYDYKGSTFDLKQAGVILGRDYDSKKARMKLIVGLASEHKDIAALFNPN; translated from the coding sequence ATGAAGAATGAAAAAGTGGTCTTAATTGCTACTGGTGGCACAATCGCAAGTAAAAAAAAGGCAGATACAGGACTATTGGAATCCGGTGTCATTTCTGGGGAGGAAATTGTAAATTATTGTGATATTCCTGCACATATTGACGTGCAGGTTGAATCCATGCTCCAAAAAGCCAGCATGCATCTTACGTTTGATGATTTATTAGCGTTGAAAGAGCGAATCGATGCGTACTTAATGGATGACCAAGTTTCTGGAGTTGTCGTTACCCAAGGCACTGACACGTTAGAAGAATCCTCTTATTTTATGAATCTTATTACCAGTCACGAAAAACCAATTGTATTTACTGGCTCACAACGTTCACCTGGTGAAGTTGGGACAGATGCTTTTATTAACATTAAGCATGCGGTTTTAGCTGCATGCTGTAAAGATTTATACCATGTTGGAGTTGTAGTAGTCTTCAATGAACGAATATTCCATTCACGTTATGTAAAAAAAGAGCATGCTTCCAATGTGCAAGGATTTAATTCGTTCGGTTTCGGTTATTTAGGAATTATTGATAATGAAGCTGTGCATATATTTCAAAAACCACTGGAAAATGAATATTATGAATTAACCGCACCATTACCTGAGGTCGATATCATCAAATGTTATATGAATGCAGACGATAAATATATAAGAGCGGCAAGGGAAGCAAATGTGGACGGCATTATTTTAGAAGGTGTTGGCAGAGGTCAGGTCACGCCAGGAATGATGTCTGAAATTAGACGCTGCGTTGAATCTGGGATTACCGTCGTTATTACAACATCTGCAGTTGAAGGTGAAGTGTACACAACATATGATTATAAGGGAAGTACTTTTGATTTAAAACAGGCTGGCGTCATTTTAGGCAGAGATTACGACAGTAAAAAGGCACGTATGAAATTAATCGTTGGTTTAGCGAGCGAACACAAAGATATAGCCGCATTGTTTAATCCAAACTAG
- a CDS encoding flagellar brake protein: MKIGTVLQLEVVQSGKNRNRDAKKYRCKVIDKNEQNLYIDLPVDTKSKKTAFFAKGTIFDVTFIDSDEIIYQFRSKLVAKVKGKIPALAIQLPGNNIRRIQRRNYARVETAVDVAVHSDQNLFSPFTTVTNDISGGGLSIIVPKNQILKGELAEIWMVLAMANGQFVYPNVRAKLVHEKRGNSGISIASFQFLALDVKTEQWIIRFCFEKQREARKKQIFHR, encoded by the coding sequence ATGAAAATAGGAACGGTTCTTCAATTAGAGGTCGTGCAATCAGGAAAGAATCGTAATCGTGATGCAAAAAAATACCGTTGTAAAGTAATTGATAAAAATGAACAAAATCTATATATTGATTTGCCGGTAGATACAAAGTCAAAGAAAACAGCTTTTTTTGCAAAAGGAACGATATTTGATGTTACGTTTATAGATTCCGATGAGATCATTTACCAATTTCGTTCTAAACTAGTAGCTAAAGTAAAAGGAAAAATCCCTGCGTTAGCCATTCAATTACCTGGAAATAACATACGCCGGATACAACGAAGAAATTATGCTCGCGTTGAAACAGCCGTTGATGTTGCTGTACATTCCGATCAAAACCTCTTTTCTCCATTTACTACGGTAACAAACGATATTAGCGGAGGAGGGCTGTCCATTATTGTCCCTAAAAACCAAATATTAAAAGGGGAATTAGCTGAAATATGGATGGTTTTAGCAATGGCAAATGGACAATTTGTTTACCCGAACGTACGAGCAAAGCTTGTTCATGAAAAAAGGGGGAATAGTGGTATTTCCATTGCTTCCTTCCAATTTTTAGCATTGGATGTTAAAACAGAGCAATGGATTATACGTTTCTGTTTTGAAAAGCAGCGAGAAGCAAGAAAAAAACAAATATTTCATCGTTAA
- a CDS encoding NAD(P)H-dependent glycerol-3-phosphate dehydrogenase has translation MAKVAVLGAGSWGTALSIVLADNQHEVRLWTHRTEQAKKINQTRRNDQYLDAVIPEAITAYSDLKQAIAGVTAVVFVVPTKAIREVARQVDPLISPETTIIHASKGIEPVTLKRVSQMIGEELTAFKEEEIVVLSGPSHAEEVALRQPTTVTVSSVDPDRARLTQDLFINESFRVYTSPDVLGIELGGALKNIIALGAGISDGLGYGDNAKAALMTRGLAEIARLGTSLGANPLSFLGLPGVGDLIVTCTSVHSRNWRAGNLLGKGNKLEDVLEQMGMVVEGVRTVKAAYQFAKEQQVEMPITEGIYQVLFEGKQPKDVVGQLMSRNKRQEMDDLAQLLMERYSQ, from the coding sequence ATGGCAAAGGTAGCGGTATTAGGGGCAGGGAGCTGGGGCACAGCCCTGAGCATCGTACTTGCTGATAACCAGCATGAGGTGCGATTATGGACACATCGTACGGAACAAGCAAAAAAAATAAACCAAACGAGACGAAATGATCAATATTTAGATGCAGTTATACCAGAAGCTATCACAGCTTATTCTGATCTAAAACAAGCGATAGCAGGTGTTACTGCCGTAGTATTCGTTGTACCAACCAAAGCCATCCGTGAGGTAGCTAGACAAGTAGATCCACTTATTTCCCCAGAGACGACCATCATTCATGCTTCGAAAGGGATTGAACCTGTTACATTAAAACGTGTTTCACAAATGATTGGGGAAGAATTAACCGCTTTTAAGGAAGAAGAGATTGTTGTTCTTTCTGGTCCTAGTCATGCGGAAGAAGTGGCCTTACGACAGCCTACAACTGTTACGGTCTCTTCTGTTGATCCAGACCGTGCGAGATTAACACAAGATTTGTTTATTAATGAGTCATTTCGCGTTTATACGAGCCCGGATGTTTTAGGGATTGAGCTTGGTGGCGCTCTGAAGAATATTATTGCTTTAGGTGCTGGAATCTCAGATGGTTTAGGATACGGGGATAATGCCAAGGCAGCTTTAATGACAAGAGGGCTTGCTGAAATAGCCAGATTAGGGACATCATTAGGAGCCAATCCATTAAGTTTTCTAGGCTTACCTGGAGTTGGCGATTTAATTGTTACGTGTACAAGTGTGCACAGCAGAAATTGGAGAGCCGGTAATTTGTTAGGAAAAGGAAACAAATTAGAAGATGTTCTTGAACAGATGGGTATGGTTGTGGAAGGAGTAAGGACTGTTAAAGCGGCTTATCAATTTGCGAAAGAACAGCAGGTAGAAATGCCGATAACAGAAGGAATTTATCAAGTATTATTTGAAGGAAAACAACCAAAGGACGTTGTCGGTCAATTAATGAGCCGTAACAAACGGCAAGAAATGGATGACCTCGCTCAATTGCTGATGGAAAGGTATTCGCAATAA
- the sleB gene encoding spore cortex-lytic enzyme codes for MTNKKLPITLYLISFLFLGMYFMQPEKTSHAFSSQVIQHGAVGDDVIELQARLQYLGFYNGKIDGVFGWGTYWALRNFQYEFGLEIDGLAGATTKQKLAKASKYDEAYVKQQINQGKKFTHYGGEQKNKQPTGQGGNNQNQGDQGSNVAVNVPQGYSQNDIQLMANAVHGEARGEPYVGQVAVAAVILNRVDSATFPNTVSGVIFEPRAFTAVADGQIWLTPNKTAKEAVLDAINGWDPSGNAIYYFNPDTATSGWIWSRPQIKKIGKHIFAK; via the coding sequence ATGACGAATAAAAAACTACCGATTACATTGTACCTCATAAGTTTTTTATTTCTCGGAATGTACTTTATGCAACCAGAAAAAACATCACATGCATTTAGCTCACAAGTGATTCAACATGGTGCGGTTGGTGACGATGTTATAGAATTACAAGCAAGATTACAATATTTGGGTTTCTATAATGGGAAAATAGACGGTGTATTTGGTTGGGGGACATATTGGGCATTACGAAATTTTCAATATGAGTTTGGCCTAGAAATAGATGGATTAGCTGGAGCAACAACAAAGCAAAAACTTGCTAAGGCCAGTAAATACGATGAAGCATATGTAAAACAACAAATCAATCAAGGGAAAAAGTTCACTCATTATGGGGGTGAGCAAAAAAATAAACAACCCACTGGGCAAGGTGGCAATAATCAAAACCAGGGGGATCAAGGAAGTAACGTTGCTGTCAATGTTCCACAAGGGTATTCACAAAATGATATACAGTTAATGGCAAATGCTGTTCATGGGGAAGCAAGAGGAGAACCATATGTGGGGCAGGTTGCCGTTGCAGCTGTTATTCTAAATCGGGTAGATAGCGCTACATTCCCTAATACTGTCTCTGGCGTTATTTTTGAACCACGAGCATTTACCGCGGTTGCGGATGGGCAAATTTGGCTGACTCCAAATAAGACGGCAAAAGAAGCGGTCTTAGATGCCATTAATGGCTGGGATCCATCGGGAAACGCAATATACTATTTTAATCCCGATACAGCTACTTCAGGATGGATTTGGTCAAGACCCCAAATTAAAAAAATCGGAAAGCATATTTTTGCAAAATAG